The Panicum virgatum strain AP13 chromosome 6K, P.virgatum_v5, whole genome shotgun sequence nucleotide sequence AGCCACCTGAACCCGGCGGTGAGCCTGGCGATGGGCGTGTTCGGGCACCTCCCGCGCGCGCACGTGCTCCCCTACGCCGCCGCGCAGacgctgggcgccgccgccgccgcgttcctGGCAAAGGGCATGTACCGGCCGGCGGACCCCGGCGTGATGGCGACGGTGCCgcgcgtcggcgccgccgaggcCTTCGTCCTCGAGCTGGTGCTCAGCTTCGTGCTCATGTTCGtcatcgccgccgtcgccaccgacCCGGCGTCGAGCAAGGAGCTCGTCGCCATCTCGATCGCGGCGGCGATAACGATGAACGCGCTCGTCGGAGGGTAAGTGGCcgcgctgctagctgctgctacgCCGATCAAGATTCAAGACCGACCGGTGCTTATGACGATCGATGCACGGATGATGCAGGCCGTCGACGGGGCCGTCGATGAACCCGGCGAGGACGATCGGGGCGGCGCTGGCGACGGGGAAGTACAAGGACATCTGGGTCTACctggtggcgccgccgctgggcgCCATTGCAGGAGCCGGCACCTACAG carries:
- the LOC120713157 gene encoding aquaporin NIP3-3-like; this translates as MADHTTKSGEDQRQQQVAISMCSTPSGDRSLAGAGSASTPRSSKLVPLDSLQKLMLKSPPPPPPFHGEHERRTPAAAAEVPLVKKVAAEFIGTFILMFTVVSTIVADAQRGGGEGLLGIAASAGLAVVAVVLAVVHVSGSHLNPAVSLAMGVFGHLPRAHVLPYAAAQTLGAAAAAFLAKGMYRPADPGVMATVPRVGAAEAFVLELVLSFVLMFVIAAVATDPASSKELVAISIAAAITMNALVGGPSTGPSMNPARTIGAALATGKYKDIWVYLVAPPLGAIAGAGTYSLIKP